From the genome of Apodemus sylvaticus chromosome 3, mApoSyl1.1, whole genome shotgun sequence, one region includes:
- the C3H1orf174 gene encoding UPF0688 protein C1orf174 homolog has protein sequence MRSRKLTGGVRSSARLRARSCSAVTLASARAITSSSAKTTCLASSSHKATDRRTSKKFKSDKGHLVKAELQKVGPKSDISSLPKVAPVAPCEDKCAEDGAEAAVPASESRVPPQGCPKTKSEGPSAKAENGLPTDPSTVAAAQEPDDSSARQSEPVPRTEEVRASVLQMDSSVFLDDDSNQPMPVSRFFGNVELMQDLPPASSSCPSMSRREFRKMHFRAKDDEDEAEG, from the exons CTCACAGGTGGAGTGCGGTCCTCAGCGCGCCTTCGGGCCCGAAGTTGCTCTGCAGTCACCTTGGCCTCTGCTAGGGCCATCACCAGCTCGTCTGCCAAAACAACATGTCTG GCTTCCTCATCACACAAAGCCACGGACAGACGGACTTCCAAGAAGTTCAAGAGTGATAAAGGTCACCTTGTGAAGGCAGAATTACAAAAAGTTGGCCCTAAGAGtgacatttcttctttgccaaaaGTGGCCCCCGTGGCCCCTTGTGAAGATAAGTGTGCAGAGGACGGTGCTGAAGCAGCTGTCCCTGCATCAGAGAGCCGGGTGCCTCCTCAGGGCTGCCCCAAGACCAAGAGTGAGGGGCCCTCAGCAAAGGCTGAGAATGGCCTGCCCACAGACCCCAGCACTGTTGCCGCAGCCCAGGAGCCCGATGACAGTTCTGCCAGACAGTCGGAGCCTGTGCCCAGGACAGAGGAAGTGCGGGCATCCGTGCTTCAGATGGACAGCAGCGTCTTTCTAGATGACGACAGCAACCAGCCCATGCCTGTGAGTCGCTTCTTCGGGAATGTTGAGCTTATGCAG GATCTGCCACCAGCCTCTTCATCTTGTCCTTCCATGAGCAGACGAGAATTCAGAAAAATGCACTTCAGAGCCAAAGATGATGAGGATGAGGCCGAGGGGTAG